One Plasmodium sp. gorilla clade G2 genome assembly, chromosome: 12 genomic window carries:
- a CDS encoding DNA polymerase epsilon subunit b, putative: MQTFLKENIINNITKNHDIKNINLYLNNIEENIIKIKNEGQSIIDDVFLAFNGSISHLSLYSYLYDHNINVGLECLNFIYEHSYIEEEKVIEGDAKDEEKVVDITKFDSDIMYYIVKKFKETYEENYNLTVKDLENIILEYKEKIYEESIKLYKEKYNDGIKIYNTFLDISHFYYDGKKMKFFKKQKNDSIQNYNEYINAHTDVEFYELKYHLLSKKIKGHPSVLFWSDAINEIHIKDKTIITSVDSIKLTNTGHQHIIGILGLNRDGELVIQGIRNEVKLFINQSCIINNGIYCIGHIILLQGRMKLLNKTFYVTEIMHPPRNYDDEKNEEDIFYDFENENEKKEIGEYEIIVRNNDKKQNWIIMHDIYLDNPNTFEILEKMFSLYVNTYPDNELPIGFILMGDFISLKFDYNKNFNDLYIKGFEKLSILLISKFKLILQNCYLIFIPGKNDPCACKNSIPKMPILPYYIKKFEQNIQSFFSCKTKIIFATNPCRIRHFNKKMIFFRQDILNDLIWSSSINATDDNKNNLQDILISTIVGQSHIYPIPHDNRILKRYSSFLFLYPLPNFICISDNTCNSFISYASDNTSDSIISNSDLSFTKKKTFTVYNVLQHDAKRYVVPI, translated from the exons aTGCAAACATTTttgaaagaaaatataatcaaCAATATAACTAAAAAccatgatataaaaaatataaatttatatttaaataacatTGAagagaatattataaaaataaagaatgaaGGGCAAAGTATTATAGATGATGTATTTTTGGCCTTTAATGGGTCCATAAGTCATCTTTCTTTATActcttatttatatgatcataatataaatgtaggATTAGAATgcttaaattttatttatgaacATAGTTATATTGAAGAAGAGAAAGTTATTGAAGGTGATGCtaaagatgaagaaaaagtAGTTGATATAACTAAATTTGATTCAgatattatgtattatatagttaagaaatttaaagaaacatatgaagaaaattataatttaacagTTAAAGatttagaaaatattattcttgaatataaagaaaaaatatatgaagagtctattaaattatataaagaaaaatataatgatggtattaaaatatataatacttttttAGATATctctcatttttattatgatggaaaaaaaatgaaattttttaaaaaacaaaaaaatgattcaattcaaaattataatgaatatattaatgcACATACAGATGTAGAATTTTATGAATTaaaatatcatttattaagtaaaaaaattaaaggtCATCCTTCTGTTCTATTCTGGTCAGATGCTATTAATGAAATtcatataaaagataaaactATTATTACATCTGTAGATTCAATCAAACTAACTAATACTGGGCATCAACACATTATTGGTATATTAGGACTAAATAGAGATGGTGAGTTAGTTATACAAGGTATTAGAAATGAAgtcaaattatttattaatcaatcgtgtattattaataatggaATTTATTGTATTggtcatattatattattacaaggACGCATGAAATTGTTAAATAAGACATTCTATGTTACTGAAATTATGCACCCTCCCAG AAATTATGACGACGAAAAAAACGAAGAAGATATTTTCTACGACTTTGAAAATGAaaacgaaaaaaaagaaattggtgaatatgaaataattgtacgtaataatgataaaaaacaaaattggATTATTATgcatgatatatatttagataaTCCAAATACTTTTGAAATATTAGAAAAGATGTTTTCCTTATATGTAAATACATATCCAGATAATGAACTACCCATTGGTTTTATATTAATGGGTGATTTTATAAGTTTAAAAtttgattataataaaaattttaatgatttatatattaaaggaTTTGAAAAATTATCAATTCTATTAATTTctaaatttaaattaatattacaaaattgttatttaatatttatccCAGGGAAAAACGATCCATGTGCATGTAAAAATAGTATACCTAAAATGCCTATTCttccatattatataaaaaaatttgaacAAAATATTCAGTCCTTTTTTTCatgtaaaacaaaaattatatttgcAACAAATCCATGTAGAATTCgtcattttaataaaaaaatgattttcTTTAGACaagatattttaaatgatttAATATGGAGCTCTTCTATTAATGCAactgatgataataaaaataatctacaagatatattaatatcaaCTATAGTTGGACAAAGTCATATATATCCAATTCCACATGATAATCGAATATTAAAACGTTATTCttcttttctatttttatatcctttaccaaattttatatgtatcagTGATAATACATGTAACAGTTTTATTTCATATGCTTCAGATAATACTAGCGATTCCATTATATCCAATTCAGATCTATCTTTTACCAAAAAGAAAACATTTACCGTCTATAATGTATTACAACATGATGCCAAGAGATATGTAGTtcctatataa
- a CDS encoding aspartyl protease, putative translates to MLFLWHIYIPQNSVACASNIFTMTYAYRSLAFVSFLLFSYLFFHFTYMLTCKQNFINRILSTNSLHIVHDFSFVQNDIKRNIINDDTHKENTANRNKHYRSDKEKREKGNPQTIEHNYNLMNIRHNNNQGVNSLYSVQKKENKKFYSIKLNEKNFRWSMILSIGSKKKDLELGILTNSNITGLYCSYNYKDNDELKNFKYDITVSEDLKYIECKSTMCDNVEHSSPCLPLENYLKLINDYKIRKRSCQNKFCDYVNNMNFLNMIDKLNDRNLSICSFNTTINNEQIKGFYFKDSFFLYKKIKTSFLYFACISESDPLHFNDIFSGFIGLANYINDKEKYHNQNKNIYSTILYSFIYKSISKKNIFSLCFKQGGGFITFGGYDQNVLSKKETALSKIQLYSIDKNTNKEYIQQLNSFDVYDLLWIHYYSKNKSYYSLFLKNVIVTMDQNKVNSVINAEAIVDSYNYFLSFPADITIKLKNFVHDKCPDTDQFNDCSNLIEKGLIKLKNKNIKDFPKIELLFEEGTVIIHPEDYIIHESDGVYRVLINSSGELKLGIPFFLNKYLIFDNENERLGIGKSECALELNDNELLGVDLSSNDDPYEEKDDDSMKENFFQKYKTHIILISSGIFVSSIIGSILYFS, encoded by the exons atgtTATTTCTTtggcatatatatataccccAAAATTCTGTTGCTTGTGCGTCTAATATATTTACGATGACATATGCTTATCGATCCTTGGCATTTGTAtcattccttttattttcttatttgttTTTCCATTTTACCTACATGTTAACATGCaaacaaaattttattaatagaaTATTATCAACAAATTCATTACATATTGTGCATGATTTCTCCTTTGttcaaaatgatataaaaaggaatattataaatgatgaCACACATAAGGAAAATACAGCCAATAGGAATAAACACTACAGGagtgataaagaaaaaagagaaaaaggAAATCCACAGACAATAGAACATAATTACAATCTTATGAATATCAGACATAATAACAATCAGGGGGTAAATTCCCTCTATAGtgttcaaaaaaaagaaaataaaaaattttattccATTAAACTTAATGAGAAAAACTTTAGATGGAGTATGATATTAAGTATtggttcaaaaaaaaaagatttagAATTAGGTATCCTTACAAATAGTAATATTACTGGTTTATATTGctcttataattataaagataatgatgaattaaaaaactttaaatatgatataacCGTTTCAGAAGATTTAAAGTATATTGAATGTAAGAGTACTATGTGTGACAATGTAGAACATAGTAGTCCTTGTTTACCTttagaaaattatttaaaattaataaatgattataaaataagaaagagAAGTTGtcaaaataaattttgtGATTATGTAAACAATATGAATTTTCTAAATATGAttgataaattaaatgatagAAATTTATCTATTTGCTCTTTTAATACTACAATTaataatgaacaaataaaaggtttttattttaaagattctttttttttatataagaaaataaaaacttcttttttatattttgcatGTATATCAGAAAGTGACCCTTTAcattttaatgatatattttctgGATTTATAGGATTAgcaaattatattaatgataaagaaaaatatcataatcaaaataaaaatatatattctacaattttatattcatttatatataaatctatttccaaaaaaaatatcttttcTTTATGTTTTAAACAAGGAGGAGGATTTATTACTTTTGGTGGATATGATCAAAATGTCTTATCAAAAAAGGAAACAGCTTTATCaaaaatacaattatattctatagataaaaatacaaacaaGGAATACATACAACAATTAAATTCTTTTGATGTATATGATCTTTTATGGatacattattattcaaaGAATAAATCTTATTATAGTCTTTTCCTCAAAAACGTCATAGTAACGATGGATCAAAATAAAGTTAATAGTGTAATTAATGCAGAGGCAATAGTCGATTCCT ataattattttttgtctTTTCCAGCTGACATtacaataaaattaaaaaattttgttcATGACAAATGTCCTGACACAGATCAATTTAATGATTGTTCAAATTTAATTGAAAAGGGACTCATCAAACTgaagaacaaaaatataaaggatTTTCCAAAAATAGAATTGTTATTTGa GGAAGGAACAGTAATAATACATCCAGaagattatataatacatgaAAG tgATGGTGTATATAGAGTGCTAATAAATTCATCAGGGGAATTAAAATTAGgcattccattttttttaaataaatatttaatatttgataatgaaaatgagaGACTAG ggATTGGTAAATCAGAATGTGCTCTTGAACTAAACGACAATGAATTACTTGGAGTTGACCTTTCATCAAATGATGATCCTTACGAAGAAAAAGATGAC gaTTCAATGAAggaaaatttttttcaaaaatacAAAACACACATTATTTTGATCTCTAGTGGGATATTTGTCTCTTCTATTATTGGAAGTATCTTATATTTTAGTTGA